A window from Chitinophagales bacterium encodes these proteins:
- a CDS encoding DUF3078 domain-containing protein, which translates to MRKLIFTFSVLFISFSLLAQTKTTKKKNEHWKHSGYLSLAFGQGGSRNWSPGAERFSFQGSARVFVLSEFKDGRHAWDTYTDLAYGMQNTTTTGVRKSQDKIDIVSKYGYSISKKVNLAGWFNLRTQFSDGFDYTETPKRRISGIMAPGYITAAPGFEWKPCKTGDLSIFFTPAMARLVVTTNRPYSYNYQGGLKPDGSTERSLADKYGVDPERKVDGEIGAMVSAAYAKKELFKNVGFRARLDVFSDYIDREPWNMDVFLNSLVTMKVNNWLMVTYSFDMIYDDDQKQFGALRNKPAAQLHSMLGVGVGVKL; encoded by the coding sequence ATGAGAAAATTAATTTTTACGTTCTCTGTACTATTTATTTCCTTTTCATTACTGGCTCAGACGAAGACAACTAAAAAGAAAAATGAACATTGGAAGCATAGTGGCTATCTCTCTTTGGCCTTTGGTCAGGGTGGTAGTCGCAACTGGTCTCCGGGTGCCGAACGTTTTTCTTTCCAGGGTTCCGCCCGTGTTTTTGTTCTGTCCGAATTCAAAGACGGACGTCATGCCTGGGATACTTACACCGACCTGGCATACGGTATGCAAAATACTACTACAACTGGTGTCCGAAAATCACAGGATAAGATAGATATCGTTTCCAAATATGGTTATTCCATCAGCAAAAAAGTAAACCTGGCTGGTTGGTTCAACCTCCGTACCCAGTTCAGCGATGGTTTTGACTACACCGAAACACCCAAAAGAAGGATCTCCGGTATCATGGCGCCAGGTTATATCACGGCTGCCCCCGGTTTTGAGTGGAAACCATGCAAAACGGGTGATCTCTCCATCTTCTTTACTCCGGCCATGGCCCGTTTGGTAGTAACCACCAACCGTCCCTATAGTTATAACTATCAGGGTGGTTTGAAACCCGATGGATCGACTGAACGCTCCCTTGCCGATAAATATGGAGTAGACCCTGAGCGCAAAGTAGATGGCGAAATTGGTGCCATGGTTTCTGCAGCCTATGCTAAAAAAGAATTGTTCAAAAACGTTGGTTTCCGCGCCCGCCTCGATGTATTCTCTGATTATATCGACAGAGAGCCCTGGAACATGGATGTTTTCCTGAACAGCCTGGTAACCATGAAAGTCAACAACTGGCTGATGGTAACCTATAGCTTTGACATGATCTATGACGACGACCAGAAGCAATTTGGCGCCCTGCGCAATAAACCCGCTGCTCAGTTACATTCCATGCTGGGTGTGGGAGTAGGCGTGAAGTTGTAA